The following coding sequences lie in one Acropora palmata chromosome 3, jaAcrPala1.3, whole genome shotgun sequence genomic window:
- the LOC141875710 gene encoding L-amino-acid oxidase-like: MIALYEKAWWKHNSSTGWRLNDEQNCRSNSDCLGYTFPYKERGPNGEAILQAVYAKSHCAVKWGELLKISRKVTDQEIHKALKRLFPGIDIPKPLQSVHQYWENGFQHMQRAGTHISVSEVIDWAKRPFPQQEVFIVGEAYNLIRGWVEGALQSAKNALEEGWNMKISDMQPQRVDQTRVLENFYDLDLY; encoded by the exons ATGATTGCTTTGTATGAGAAGGCCTGGTGGAAGCACAATTCGAGCACAGGCTGGCGGCTGAACGACGAACAGAATTGCCGATCGAATAGCGACTGTCTGGGTTACACATTCCCATACAA AGAGCGAGGTCCAAACGGCGAAGCTATTCTACAAGCGGTATACGCCAAGTCACACTGTGCGGTGAAGTGGGGAgaattgctgaaaatatcaaggAAAGTCACTGATCAAGAAATTCATAAGGCGTTGAAGAGGCTTTTTCCGGGGATAGATATTCCCAAACCACTGCAGTCTGTGCACCAATATTGGGAGAATGGATTCCA ACACATGCAACGCGCGGGAACCCATATCTCGGTATCCGAGGTCATTGATTGGGCCAAGAGGCCGTTTCCACAACAGGAAGTGTTCATTGTTGGAGAAGCTTACAATCTGATAAGAGGCTGGGTCGAGGGAGCCCTCCAATCTGCCAAGAATGCATTAGAGGAAGGGTGGAACATGAAAATCAGTGATATGCAACCTCAAAGAGTGGATCAAACACGTGTTTTGGAAAACTTCTACGATTTGGACCTGTATTGA